The Trichomycterus rosablanca isolate fTriRos1 chromosome 22, fTriRos1.hap1, whole genome shotgun sequence genome has a window encoding:
- the LOC134336188 gene encoding NAD-dependent malic enzyme, mitochondrial-like, protein MVILGQGNNAYIFPGVALAVILSGVRHISDTVFLEAAKILAEQLTDEELNQNQGRLYPPLSNIREVSLQMAVRIRFVFIHTMWWSFCTVKEWHFGTQSHWIRRRM, encoded by the exons ATGGTGATTCTGGGACAGGGGAACAATGCTTACATATTCCCAG gtgtggcTCTGGCAGTAATTCTGAGTGGTGTTAGACACATCAGTGATACGGTGTTCCTCGAGGCTGCAAAG ATCTTAGCAGAGCAGTTGACGGATGAggaactgaatcagaatcagggtCGTCTCTACCCTCCTCTTTCCAACATTAGGGAGGTTTCTTTACAGATGGCTGTGAGGATAAGATTTGTGTTTATACACACAAT gtggtggagttTCTGTACAGTAAAGGAATGGCATTTCGGTACCCAGAGCCACTGGATAAGGAGGCGTATGTGA